One window of Mycoplasmopsis gallopavonis genomic DNA carries:
- a CDS encoding IS3 family transposase, translating to MISNYVHWYNKFRIQSCLNWKTPYEYSMGLSNLINC from the coding sequence GTGATATCTAATTATGTTCATTGATACAATAAATTTAGAATTCAATCATGTCTGAATTGAAAAACCCCATACGAATATAGTATGGGGCTATCCAATTTAATAAATTGTTAA